The Celeribacter baekdonensis genomic interval TAGGAGGCGAAACCCATTTTCGGAGACCAATATGTCCGACCCCATTCAAGAGCGCCCGCAAATCTACCTGTTGACCCCGCCCGCCTTTGATCTTGACAGTTTCCCGGCGCGTTTGGCCGAGGTGTTGGATGCCCATGCGGTGGCCTGTGTGCGTTTGGCGTTGGCGTCCAAGGACGAGGATGTGTTGGGCCGGGCCGCAGATGCCTGCCGCGAGGTTTGCCATGCCCGCGATGTGGCGATTGTGATTGAGGCGCATGTCGCCTTGGCCGAACGTCACGGTCTGGACGGCGTGCATTTGACCGACGGGTCGCGTTCCGTGCGCAAGGTGCGCAAACTGTTGGGCGACGATGCTATTGTCGGCGCCTTCTGTGGCGCCTCGCGTCATGACGGTTTGAATGCAGGCGAAAGTGGCGCCGATTACATCGCCTTTGGCCCGGTTGGCGACACCGATCTTGGCGACGGCACCCAAGCCGAAAAAGACACGTTCCAGTGGTGGTCCGAAGTCGTCGAAGTGCCGGTGGTGGCCGAGGGCGCATTGACGGTTGAGATCGTCAAAGAGTTTGCCAAAATCACTGATTTCTTTG includes:
- a CDS encoding thiamine phosphate synthase, which translates into the protein MSDPIQERPQIYLLTPPAFDLDSFPARLAEVLDAHAVACVRLALASKDEDVLGRAADACREVCHARDVAIVIEAHVALAERHGLDGVHLTDGSRSVRKVRKLLGDDAIVGAFCGASRHDGLNAGESGADYIAFGPVGDTDLGDGTQAEKDTFQWWSEVVEVPVVAEGALTVEIVKEFAKITDFFAIGDEIWNTEDPAKSLGAFIAAMDAGLSA